The DNA region TGCCCAGCACGATGCTGCCCGCCAGCTGCCCCACTGACTGCAGGGCGTTGCCCAGGATCAGCGGTAGCAGGAAGCTCAACATCTGCCTCCATATCGACCTGCCATCCTCCAACAGCCTTGCTCTGGCGGGAGCTCGGGTCTCTCCCTCGGCCACCTCCGTGGTGTGAGCCGCCGTATCAGCTTCCAAGATGCGTTACCTCCCTATCTGCGCGACGTCGGCCGCGCCCTCGCGATGCTACCTGGACTCCGTCCACCTCTGCAGGAAGCCCCTCACGGCGCTTATGAAGGGCTCGAAGCCCTCGCGGCGGATGTTGTGCCCCGTGCCCGGGACGTGCACCACCCACAGGTGAGGGACGAGCGAGCGCAGGGCCTCGGCTTGCTCTGGCGAGACTATCGCTCCCTTATCGTTGTCGCCCGTGACCAGCAGCGCCGGGCACCTGACGGCCCTCGCGGTCTTCTCCCAATCTATCCCGGGCGGATCGGCTCGGTTGAGCACCTTTTCGCTGAGCCGCAGCTTTGAGTCAGCCCACGGGCCCAGCTCCTCCTCGGGCCAGGATGGGTTCTGCTGCCTGCACTCCTCGATCAGCTGCTCGCGGGTCTTGCTCTTGAGGCTCCTGATCCACTCCCGCATGCGCATCTGCCAGTTGGGGTCAAAACCACTGGCGCTGCCGGGCATCCACCAAGCGGGGGGATCCTCCAGCACGATCGCGCCGGGCACCTCCGGGTAGGTCCCGGCGAGCACGAGCGTCGTGGCTGCCCCCATCGAGTGGCCGATCACCGCGGGCCGATAGAGCTCTAGGGCCTCGATCACGGCCCGCAGGTCGCCCGCCTGTGTGAGGGGATCGTACCCGCTCTCGGGCGCCTCGGACAGCCCATGACCGCGCGCGTCGACCATGATCACGTCGTAGTCTGCCTCCAGGGCCTTGGCGACGGGCGTCCAGCAGAGGCCGTCGTCCGAGAAGCCGTGGGCCAGCACCACCGGGGGCTTGTCTCCATCTCCGGTGCGGTAGTAGTGAATCTTGATGCAGTTGCCCTCCACATAGCCGTCTTGCCAGTTGCTCATTACACCCCTCCTCTGAAATGTGATAGATATCAGGATATCAGCCTGCCTGAGCTAGCTCTTCGTCCTCCAGCCAGCTTAGGACGCCGTCGGTGAAAGCTCGTAGCTCCTGGGCGACCTCGTCCACGAGGGAGCCGTCCTCGGCGAACCGCTCGCCGGCGCCCGACATCTGGACCTGCGCCGACTCGAACACCCGCGCGCCGATCCTGGAGAGCACGAAGCGTAGATGCTCCTGCGCGCGCTGGGTGGCACCTCGACCGGTGCTGGCCCCCAGGATGGCGACGGGCTTGTTCCTCAGCACACTCTGGCCCGCCGGGCGAGACAGCCAATCGATCGCGTTCTTGAGCACCCCGGGCACCGAGCCGTTGTACTCCGGGGTGGCGAATATCACGGCGTCCGCCTCGACCACCCGACGCTTGAGGTCGCGCACCACCTCGGGGCCGCCGTCGACGTCTATATCTTGGTTGTACATCGGTATGGGGTGGAGGTCAAATATCTCCACCTCGGCGCGGCCGCGCAGGGCCTTGGCGATCTCCAACAGCAGTCGCCTGTTATACGAACCTAGCCTGAGGCTGCCAGGTATAGCTAGGATCCTCTTCACTGCGTTCTTACCTCCTCGGATTGGGTGTGGTCCACGCTCATGAAGCCAGGGACTCCTCTTCCTGGGCACCTGCGGGTATGCCCAGCGTGAACTGACGGGAGTACAGCTTGTAGTAGAAGCCCTCCATGGCCATCAGCTCCTCGTGTGTGCCGCGCTCCACGATCTCGCCGTGGTTGACCACCAGGATCTGGTCGGCATCGCGGATGGTGGAGAGCCTGTGGGCGATCACGAAGCTGGTCCTGCCCTCCATCAGCCGGAGCATGGCTCGCTGGATATGCCTCTCGGTGCGGGTGTCCACGCTGCTCGTGGCCTCGTCCAGGATGAGGATGGACGGGTCGGCCAGCACCGCTCGCGCGATCGCCAGCAGCTGCCTCTGGCCGTGGCTGAGGTTGCTCCCTCGCTCGGTCAGC from Thermobaculum terrenum ATCC BAA-798 includes:
- a CDS encoding alpha/beta fold hydrolase; protein product: MSNWQDGYVEGNCIKIHYYRTGDGDKPPVVLAHGFSDDGLCWTPVAKALEADYDVIMVDARGHGLSEAPESGYDPLTQAGDLRAVIEALELYRPAVIGHSMGAATTLVLAGTYPEVPGAIVLEDPPAWWMPGSASGFDPNWQMRMREWIRSLKSKTREQLIEECRQQNPSWPEEELGPWADSKLRLSEKVLNRADPPGIDWEKTARAVRCPALLVTGDNDKGAIVSPEQAEALRSLVPHLWVVHVPGTGHNIRREGFEPFISAVRGFLQRWTESR
- a CDS encoding NADPH-dependent FMN reductase; the protein is MKRILAIPGSLRLGSYNRRLLLEIAKALRGRAEVEIFDLHPIPMYNQDIDVDGGPEVVRDLKRRVVEADAVIFATPEYNGSVPGVLKNAIDWLSRPAGQSVLRNKPVAILGASTGRGATQRAQEHLRFVLSRIGARVFESAQVQMSGAGERFAEDGSLVDEVAQELRAFTDGVLSWLEDEELAQAG